The following proteins come from a genomic window of Trifolium pratense cultivar HEN17-A07 linkage group LG4, ARS_RC_1.1, whole genome shotgun sequence:
- the LOC123881926 gene encoding uncharacterized protein LOC123881926 isoform X1, with product MSWLFNNSNNPPTESSNLHRTAPPLSTAVDHGVKEDLSLIFRGVANFLAPPPSSSSSSSSTTSSTVESTPPSKTLTGIRNDLVEIGGSFRSSLSLLSPRKAVTGISKLASQLLQSERDQEEVPGTSDEVVRFVKEISTRPECWTEFPFPLHNADCSLSNSQREHALAIEQLVPEFVTLRMNLCSYMNVEKFWMIYFLLILPRLNQHDFERLSTPKIVEARDVLLQKLEERKDMQVGECSKSGIADIHQEGREDSGTESITFDQNQILTDVTNAAKGLEIDDTVNSEKWLTDTDIDANSLASCTKHQHEEDISFSDLEEDGSYSSDNRLSSHGEAIRGSSPEGSGDWVRLRERERGDRQKAIRLKGKDSEDESNDWLAVDGFN from the exons atgtcttggCTCTTCAACAACTCCAACAACCCTCCCACAGAATCTTCTAATCTTCACCGCACCGCTCCACCGCTTTCCACCGCCGTCGATCACGGCGTCAAGGAAGACCTCTCTCTTATTTTCCGCGGCGTCGCTAATTTTCTCGCTCCGCCTCCTtcgtcttcttcatcttcttcttctactaCCTCTTCCACCGTCGAGTCTACGCCGCCTTCGAAAACTCTCACTGGAATACGGAACGATCTCGTGGAGATCGGAGGAAGTTTCAGAAGTTCGCTTTCTCTTCTCTCGCCTAGAAAAGCTGTCACCGGAATCTCAAAGTTAGCATCTCAATTGTTGCAGTCCGAGCGTGATCAAGAAGAAGTGCCTGGAACTTCGGATGAAGTTGTTCGTTTCGTCAAGGAAATTTCTACACGGCCTGAGTGTTGGACTGAATTTCCCTTTCCACTCCATAATG CAGATTGCAGCCTATCCAATTCTCAGAGAGAACATGCACTGGCTATTGAACAACTGGTGCCTGAATTTGTTACACTCAGAATGAACCTTTGCAGTTACATGAATGTGGAAAAGTTTTGGATGATCTATTTTCTATTAATACTTCCAAGACTTAATCAGCATGACTTTGAGCGCCTATCGACCCCCAAG atTGTTGAAGCAAGAGATGTTCTTCTACAAAAACTTGAAGAGAGGAAAGATATGCAGGTCGGAGAATGCAGTAAATCAGGTATTGCAGATATACATCAAGAGGGTAGGGAGGACAGTGGAACAGAAAGTATCACATTTGATCAAAACCAGATATTGACTGACGTTACAAATGCAGCAAAAGGTTTAGAAATTGATGACACGGTCAATAGTGAAAAGTGGTTGACAGATACAGATATAGATGCTAATTCATTGGCTTCCTGTACAAAACATCAACACGAAGAGGACATCTCATTCAGTGACTTAGAGGAGGATGGAAGTTATAGTTCTGATAATAGATTATCAAGCCATGGAGAGGCCATCAGGGGTTCATCGCCTGAAGGTTCAGGTGACTGGGTTCGGCTACGTGAGCGTGAGAGAGGTGACCGGCAGAAAGCTATCCGTTTGAAAGGTAAGGATTCTGAAGACGAGTCAAATGATTGGCTCGCTGTTGACGGGTTTAATTAA
- the LOC123881924 gene encoding 40S ribosomal protein S10-1-like → MIISEKNRREISKYLFQEGVCYAKKDYNLAKHPDIDVPNLQVIKLMQSFKSREYVRETFAWMHYYWFLTNDGIEFLRTYLNLPSEIVPATLKKQAKPAGARPFGGDRPRGPPRFEGERRFGGDRDGYRGGPRGPGGEFGGEKGGAPADYRPSFGGPGGRPGFGRGSGGFGAPTSSNDA, encoded by the exons ATG ATCATTTCCGAGAAAAATCGTAGAGAGATCTCCAAATACCTCTTCCAAG AGGGAGTTTGTTATGCAAAGAAGGATTACAATCTTGCAAAGCATCCAGATATTGATGTACCAAATCTGCAAGTGATTAAGCTCATGCAGAGCTTCAAATCAAGGGAATATGTTAGGGAAACTTTTGCTTGGATGCACTATTACTGGTTTCTTACCAATGATGGAATTGAGTTCCTTAGGACTTATCTCAATCTTCCATCTGAGATTGTGCCAGCTACTTTGAAGAAACAGGCTAAGCCAGCTGGCGCAAGGCCATTCGGCGGTGATCGCCCTAG GGGTCCACCTAGATTCGAGGGAGAAAGGAGATTCGGTGGTGACCGTGATGGTTATCGTGGAGGTCCTAGAGGACCTGGTGGTGAGTTTGGTGGAGAAAAGGGTGGAGCTCCAGCCGACTATAGACCTTCTTTCGGG GGTCCTGGTGGAAGACCTGGCTTTGGCCGTGGTTCTGGTGGCTTTGGAGCTCCAACTAGTTCCAATGATGCTTAA
- the LOC123881926 gene encoding uncharacterized protein LOC123881926 isoform X2 produces the protein MSWLFNNSNNPPTESSNLHRTAPPLSTAVDHGVKEDLSLIFRGVANFLAPPPSSSSSSSSTTSSTVESTPPSKTLTGIRNDLVEIGGSFRSSLSLLSPRKAVTGISKLASQLLQSERDQEEVPGTSDEVVRFVKEISTRPECWTEFPFPLHNDCSLSNSQREHALAIEQLVPEFVTLRMNLCSYMNVEKFWMIYFLLILPRLNQHDFERLSTPKIVEARDVLLQKLEERKDMQVGECSKSGIADIHQEGREDSGTESITFDQNQILTDVTNAAKGLEIDDTVNSEKWLTDTDIDANSLASCTKHQHEEDISFSDLEEDGSYSSDNRLSSHGEAIRGSSPEGSGDWVRLRERERGDRQKAIRLKGKDSEDESNDWLAVDGFN, from the exons atgtcttggCTCTTCAACAACTCCAACAACCCTCCCACAGAATCTTCTAATCTTCACCGCACCGCTCCACCGCTTTCCACCGCCGTCGATCACGGCGTCAAGGAAGACCTCTCTCTTATTTTCCGCGGCGTCGCTAATTTTCTCGCTCCGCCTCCTtcgtcttcttcatcttcttcttctactaCCTCTTCCACCGTCGAGTCTACGCCGCCTTCGAAAACTCTCACTGGAATACGGAACGATCTCGTGGAGATCGGAGGAAGTTTCAGAAGTTCGCTTTCTCTTCTCTCGCCTAGAAAAGCTGTCACCGGAATCTCAAAGTTAGCATCTCAATTGTTGCAGTCCGAGCGTGATCAAGAAGAAGTGCCTGGAACTTCGGATGAAGTTGTTCGTTTCGTCAAGGAAATTTCTACACGGCCTGAGTGTTGGACTGAATTTCCCTTTCCACTCCATAATG ATTGCAGCCTATCCAATTCTCAGAGAGAACATGCACTGGCTATTGAACAACTGGTGCCTGAATTTGTTACACTCAGAATGAACCTTTGCAGTTACATGAATGTGGAAAAGTTTTGGATGATCTATTTTCTATTAATACTTCCAAGACTTAATCAGCATGACTTTGAGCGCCTATCGACCCCCAAG atTGTTGAAGCAAGAGATGTTCTTCTACAAAAACTTGAAGAGAGGAAAGATATGCAGGTCGGAGAATGCAGTAAATCAGGTATTGCAGATATACATCAAGAGGGTAGGGAGGACAGTGGAACAGAAAGTATCACATTTGATCAAAACCAGATATTGACTGACGTTACAAATGCAGCAAAAGGTTTAGAAATTGATGACACGGTCAATAGTGAAAAGTGGTTGACAGATACAGATATAGATGCTAATTCATTGGCTTCCTGTACAAAACATCAACACGAAGAGGACATCTCATTCAGTGACTTAGAGGAGGATGGAAGTTATAGTTCTGATAATAGATTATCAAGCCATGGAGAGGCCATCAGGGGTTCATCGCCTGAAGGTTCAGGTGACTGGGTTCGGCTACGTGAGCGTGAGAGAGGTGACCGGCAGAAAGCTATCCGTTTGAAAGGTAAGGATTCTGAAGACGAGTCAAATGATTGGCTCGCTGTTGACGGGTTTAATTAA